A genome region from Camelina sativa cultivar DH55 chromosome 10, Cs, whole genome shotgun sequence includes the following:
- the LOC104716957 gene encoding auxin-responsive protein IAA29-like isoform X4, translating to MELDLGLSLSPHTNSAKLGFDFDLNKHCAIDGSTASCLDSENLHFEATFRLNIEEGCYVPKPSVFALNGQPNEEDEDPLESESSTVYERITVMNNRMATVESVGSSSTTSSRSSMYVKVKMEGVAIARKVDIKLFNSYESLTDSLITMFTQYEDCEREDTNYAFTFQGKEGDWLLPGDFPWRIFSESVHRISIIRDRPCAYTRLLF from the exons ATGGAGTTGGATCTTGGTCTCTCTCTTTCGCCTCATACTAACTCTGCCAAGTTAGGGTTTGACTTTGACCTCAACAAGCACTGTGCCATCGACGGTAGTACTGCCTCTTGTTTGGATAGCGAAAACCTACATTTTGAGGCGACGTTTAGGTTGAATATCGAAGAAGGATGTTATGTACCAAAACCAAGTGTGTTTGCCTTGAATGGTCAGCCCAACGAGGAAGACGAAGATCCTTTGGAATCCGAGTCTTCAACTGTTTACGA GAGGATCACAGTGATGAACAATCGAATGGCTACAGTTGAAAGCGTTGGATCATCATCGACAACATCATCGAGATCATCAATGTATGTAAAAGTTAAGATGGAAGGTGTGGCAATAGCAAGAAAGGTGGATATCAAGCTTTTCAACTCTTACGAGTCGCTCACTGACTCCTTGATCACCATGTTTACCCAAT ATGAAGATTGTGAGAGAGAAGATACAAACTATGCATTCACCTTCCAAGGGAAAGAGGGTGACTGGCTATTACCAGGGGATTTTCCATGGAG gATCTTTTCGGAATCTGTTCATCGAATATCAATAATTAGAGATCGTCCGTGTGCATATACaagacttttgttttaa
- the LOC104716957 gene encoding auxin-responsive protein IAA29-like isoform X2, translating to MELDLGLSLSPHTNSAKLGFDFDLNKHCAIDGSTASCLDSENLHFEATFRLNIEEGCYVPKPSVFALNGQPNEEDEDPLESESSTVYDEEENSEVVGWPPVKSCMIKYRSYHHRHSRNHHHCPYHHHGRRITVMNNRMATVESVGSSSTTSSRSSMYVKVKMEGVAIARKVDIKLFNSYESLTDSLITMFTQYEDCEREDTNYAFTFQGKEGDWLLPGDFPWRIFSESVHRISIIRDRPCAYTRLLF from the exons ATGGAGTTGGATCTTGGTCTCTCTCTTTCGCCTCATACTAACTCTGCCAAGTTAGGGTTTGACTTTGACCTCAACAAGCACTGTGCCATCGACGGTAGTACTGCCTCTTGTTTGGATAGCGAAAACCTACATTTTGAGGCGACGTTTAGGTTGAATATCGAAGAAGGATGTTATGTACCAAAACCAAGTGTGTTTGCCTTGAATGGTCAGCCCAACGAGGAAGACGAAGATCCTTTGGAATCCGAGTCTTCAACTGTTTACGA TGAGGAGGAAAATAGCGAAGTCGTGGGATGGCCACCAGTAAAATCATGTATGATAAAATATCGTAGTTATCATCATCGTCATAGTCGTAATCACCATCATTGCCCATATCATCATCATGGTAGGAGGATCACAGTGATGAACAATCGAATGGCTACAGTTGAAAGCGTTGGATCATCATCGACAACATCATCGAGATCATCAATGTATGTAAAAGTTAAGATGGAAGGTGTGGCAATAGCAAGAAAGGTGGATATCAAGCTTTTCAACTCTTACGAGTCGCTCACTGACTCCTTGATCACCATGTTTACCCAAT ATGAAGATTGTGAGAGAGAAGATACAAACTATGCATTCACCTTCCAAGGGAAAGAGGGTGACTGGCTATTACCAGGGGATTTTCCATGGAG gATCTTTTCGGAATCTGTTCATCGAATATCAATAATTAGAGATCGTCCGTGTGCATATACaagacttttgttttaa
- the LOC104716957 gene encoding auxin-responsive protein IAA29-like isoform X3, with protein MELDLGLSLSPHTNSAKLGFDFDLNKHCAIDGSTASCLDSENLHFEATFRLNIEEGCYVPKPSVFALNGQPNEEDEDPLESESSTVYERITVMNNRMATVESVGSSSTTSSRSSMYVKVKMEGVAIARKVDIKLFNSYESLTDSLITMFTQYEDCEREDTNYAFTFQGKEGDWLLPGDFPWRYVHFTVFIACLKFKNRRTSRKKELY; from the exons ATGGAGTTGGATCTTGGTCTCTCTCTTTCGCCTCATACTAACTCTGCCAAGTTAGGGTTTGACTTTGACCTCAACAAGCACTGTGCCATCGACGGTAGTACTGCCTCTTGTTTGGATAGCGAAAACCTACATTTTGAGGCGACGTTTAGGTTGAATATCGAAGAAGGATGTTATGTACCAAAACCAAGTGTGTTTGCCTTGAATGGTCAGCCCAACGAGGAAGACGAAGATCCTTTGGAATCCGAGTCTTCAACTGTTTACGA GAGGATCACAGTGATGAACAATCGAATGGCTACAGTTGAAAGCGTTGGATCATCATCGACAACATCATCGAGATCATCAATGTATGTAAAAGTTAAGATGGAAGGTGTGGCAATAGCAAGAAAGGTGGATATCAAGCTTTTCAACTCTTACGAGTCGCTCACTGACTCCTTGATCACCATGTTTACCCAAT ATGAAGATTGTGAGAGAGAAGATACAAACTATGCATTCACCTTCCAAGGGAAAGAGGGTGACTGGCTATTACCAGGGGATTTTCCATGGAGGTACGTTCACTTCACTGTATTTATTGCTTgccttaaatttaaaaatagaagaacttcaagaaaaaaagagttgtaTTAA
- the LOC104716957 gene encoding auxin-responsive protein IAA29-like isoform X1, with product MELDLGLSLSPHTNSAKLGFDFDLNKHCAIDGSTASCLDSENLHFEATFRLNIEEGCYVPKPSVFALNGQPNEEDEDPLESESSTVYDEEENSEVVGWPPVKSCMIKYRSYHHRHSRNHHHCPYHHHGRRITVMNNRMATVESVGSSSTTSSRSSMYVKVKMEGVAIARKVDIKLFNSYESLTDSLITMFTQYEDCEREDTNYAFTFQGKEGDWLLPGDFPWRYVHFTVFIACLKFKNRRTSRKKELY from the exons ATGGAGTTGGATCTTGGTCTCTCTCTTTCGCCTCATACTAACTCTGCCAAGTTAGGGTTTGACTTTGACCTCAACAAGCACTGTGCCATCGACGGTAGTACTGCCTCTTGTTTGGATAGCGAAAACCTACATTTTGAGGCGACGTTTAGGTTGAATATCGAAGAAGGATGTTATGTACCAAAACCAAGTGTGTTTGCCTTGAATGGTCAGCCCAACGAGGAAGACGAAGATCCTTTGGAATCCGAGTCTTCAACTGTTTACGA TGAGGAGGAAAATAGCGAAGTCGTGGGATGGCCACCAGTAAAATCATGTATGATAAAATATCGTAGTTATCATCATCGTCATAGTCGTAATCACCATCATTGCCCATATCATCATCATGGTAGGAGGATCACAGTGATGAACAATCGAATGGCTACAGTTGAAAGCGTTGGATCATCATCGACAACATCATCGAGATCATCAATGTATGTAAAAGTTAAGATGGAAGGTGTGGCAATAGCAAGAAAGGTGGATATCAAGCTTTTCAACTCTTACGAGTCGCTCACTGACTCCTTGATCACCATGTTTACCCAAT ATGAAGATTGTGAGAGAGAAGATACAAACTATGCATTCACCTTCCAAGGGAAAGAGGGTGACTGGCTATTACCAGGGGATTTTCCATGGAGGTACGTTCACTTCACTGTATTTATTGCTTgccttaaatttaaaaatagaagaacttcaagaaaaaaagagttgtaTTAA